A window of Lepidochelys kempii isolate rLepKem1 chromosome 1, rLepKem1.hap2, whole genome shotgun sequence contains these coding sequences:
- the POLDIP3 gene encoding polymerase delta-interacting protein 3 isoform X1, giving the protein MSGPRSLRLVSGPRDKMADLSLDELIRKRGVTVKGRLNTRPVFGGIRSRIGIQQTLLSRPTPTISFQRTFDARQKIGLTDARHKLGVKDAREKLLQKDARFKIKGKVQDAREMLNSRKQQSMPAEKVTKVIDAREKISLKRSAPSAAIVSPAVGTVTPAMKITKTIQQKAAAPGHSHSAGMRINVVNNHTQRQGLYDMEDDDESVSPLPSKQMKITTTNSFLHNAAGLSGNKFSLSKTVPLTKVVQNDSYTAPPAPLSPIRTKALTNMSRTLVTKEEPPKEPAPVEPVFSPLEGTKMTVNNLHPRVTEEDIVELFCVCGALKRARLVHPGVAEVVFVKKEDAITAYKKYNNRCLDGQPMKCNLHMNGNVITSDQPILLRLSDTPSVKKEVEPRRSSAGASSNPPAEVDPDTILKALFKSSAASVSVQPTEFKIKL; this is encoded by the exons ACTGAACACCAGGCCAGTATTTGGAGGCATTCGATCTCGAATTGGGATCCAGCAAACTCTTCTAAGTAGACCAACGCCAACCATCAGCTTCCAACGGACATTTGATGCCCGGCAAAAGATTGGCCTCACTGATGCCCGACACAAACTGGGAGTTAAAGATGCTCGGGAGAAACTGCTTCAGAAAGATGCTCGGTTCAAAATCAAAGGGAAAGTGCAGGATGCCCGGGAAATGCTGAATTCCCGCAAGCAGCAGAGCATGCCTGCTGAGAAGGTGACCAAAGTGATAGATGCCAGAGAGAAGATCAGCTTGAAAAGGAGTGCTCCTAGTGCTGCAATTGTAAGTCCAGCTGTGGGGACAGTGACCCCGGCCATGAAGATCACCAAAACAATTCAG CAGaaggctgcagccccaggacaCTCTCATTCTGCAGGAATGAGGATCAATGTAGTGAACAACCACACACAGAGACAG GGCCTGTATGATAtggaagatgatgatgaaagCGTATCTCCCCTTCCTAGCAAACAGATGAAAATCACGACCACAAACAGCTTCCTACACAACGCG GCTGGGCTGAGTGGCAATAAGTTCTCTCTTTCCAAGACCGTCCCCCTCACCAAAGTGGTCCAGAATGACTCCTATacagcccccccagcacctctctcTCCCATTCGGACAAAGGCCCTGACAAACATGTCCCGGACCTTGGTGACCAAGGAGGAACCACCAAAAGAACCAGCACCTGTTGAG CCGGTGTTCAGCCCTTTGGAAGGTACAAAGATGACTGTGAACAATCTGCACCCCCGAGTCACAGAGGAAGACATTGTT GAGCTGTTCTGTGTGTGTGGCGCTCTAAAGCGAGCCCGTCTTGTGCACCCTGGAGTGGCTGAGGTGGTCTTTGTGAAGAAGGAAGATGCCATCACAGCATATAAGAAATACAACAACAGATGCTTAGATG ggCAGCCAATGAAGTGCAACCTTCACATGAATGGGAATGTCATCACATCAGATCAGCCAATCTTGCT TCGATTAAGCGACACCCCCTCTGTGAAAAAGGAAGTAGAACCACGGCGGTCGAGTGCAGGTGCCTCCTCAAATCCGCCAGCTGAGGTGGACCCTGACACCATTTTGAAGGCGCTCTTCAAATCCTCGGCGGCCTCTGTCTCTGTGCAGCCCACAGAATTCAAAATCAAACTCTGA
- the POLDIP3 gene encoding polymerase delta-interacting protein 3 isoform X2, which produces MSGPRSLRLVSGPRDKMADLSLDELIRKRGVTVKGRLNTRPVFGGIRSRIGIQQTLLSRPTPTISFQRTFDARQKIGLTDARHKLGVKDAREKLLQKDARFKIKGKVQDAREMLNSRKQQSMPAEKVTKVIDAREKISLKRSAPSAAIVSPAVGTVTPAMKITKTIQKAAAPGHSHSAGMRINVVNNHTQRQGLYDMEDDDESVSPLPSKQMKITTTNSFLHNAAGLSGNKFSLSKTVPLTKVVQNDSYTAPPAPLSPIRTKALTNMSRTLVTKEEPPKEPAPVEPVFSPLEGTKMTVNNLHPRVTEEDIVELFCVCGALKRARLVHPGVAEVVFVKKEDAITAYKKYNNRCLDGQPMKCNLHMNGNVITSDQPILLRLSDTPSVKKEVEPRRSSAGASSNPPAEVDPDTILKALFKSSAASVSVQPTEFKIKL; this is translated from the exons ACTGAACACCAGGCCAGTATTTGGAGGCATTCGATCTCGAATTGGGATCCAGCAAACTCTTCTAAGTAGACCAACGCCAACCATCAGCTTCCAACGGACATTTGATGCCCGGCAAAAGATTGGCCTCACTGATGCCCGACACAAACTGGGAGTTAAAGATGCTCGGGAGAAACTGCTTCAGAAAGATGCTCGGTTCAAAATCAAAGGGAAAGTGCAGGATGCCCGGGAAATGCTGAATTCCCGCAAGCAGCAGAGCATGCCTGCTGAGAAGGTGACCAAAGTGATAGATGCCAGAGAGAAGATCAGCTTGAAAAGGAGTGCTCCTAGTGCTGCAATTGTAAGTCCAGCTGTGGGGACAGTGACCCCGGCCATGAAGATCACCAAAACAATTCAG aaggctgcagccccaggacaCTCTCATTCTGCAGGAATGAGGATCAATGTAGTGAACAACCACACACAGAGACAG GGCCTGTATGATAtggaagatgatgatgaaagCGTATCTCCCCTTCCTAGCAAACAGATGAAAATCACGACCACAAACAGCTTCCTACACAACGCG GCTGGGCTGAGTGGCAATAAGTTCTCTCTTTCCAAGACCGTCCCCCTCACCAAAGTGGTCCAGAATGACTCCTATacagcccccccagcacctctctcTCCCATTCGGACAAAGGCCCTGACAAACATGTCCCGGACCTTGGTGACCAAGGAGGAACCACCAAAAGAACCAGCACCTGTTGAG CCGGTGTTCAGCCCTTTGGAAGGTACAAAGATGACTGTGAACAATCTGCACCCCCGAGTCACAGAGGAAGACATTGTT GAGCTGTTCTGTGTGTGTGGCGCTCTAAAGCGAGCCCGTCTTGTGCACCCTGGAGTGGCTGAGGTGGTCTTTGTGAAGAAGGAAGATGCCATCACAGCATATAAGAAATACAACAACAGATGCTTAGATG ggCAGCCAATGAAGTGCAACCTTCACATGAATGGGAATGTCATCACATCAGATCAGCCAATCTTGCT TCGATTAAGCGACACCCCCTCTGTGAAAAAGGAAGTAGAACCACGGCGGTCGAGTGCAGGTGCCTCCTCAAATCCGCCAGCTGAGGTGGACCCTGACACCATTTTGAAGGCGCTCTTCAAATCCTCGGCGGCCTCTGTCTCTGTGCAGCCCACAGAATTCAAAATCAAACTCTGA